In Mongoliitalea daihaiensis, one DNA window encodes the following:
- a CDS encoding restriction endonuclease — MGIAKYLKAGKIQINSNEQQIEIADKQLILPFDRLKESDWGYVYEKYVGQVLEEEGFLVSYHGLEKGWLDSGLDLIATKDDQTYFIQCKYTRAKITKSRIEWILYKSSRMLLEKYKEQNKKLFFMLVVNNTDENFTRRKPRNFNSNFPETSKVVYPVLQYFLDHKYTQDRVKLVFREIPMIRN; from the coding sequence ATGGGAATTGCGAAGTACCTTAAAGCAGGAAAGATTCAAATCAATAGTAATGAACAGCAAATTGAAATTGCTGATAAACAACTTATTCTTCCCTTCGATAGATTAAAGGAGTCAGATTGGGGATATGTATATGAAAAATATGTTGGCCAGGTATTAGAAGAAGAAGGGTTTCTTGTAAGTTATCATGGACTTGAAAAAGGATGGTTAGATAGTGGACTTGACTTGATAGCCACCAAAGATGACCAAACTTATTTTATTCAATGTAAGTATACCCGAGCCAAGATAACAAAGAGCAGAATAGAATGGATACTTTACAAATCCTCAAGAATGCTACTGGAAAAATACAAAGAGCAAAATAAAAAATTGTTTTTTATGCTTGTGGTCAACAATACGGATGAAAACTTCACAAGAAGAAAGCCTAGAAACTTTAACTCAAATTTCCCAGAAACATCCAAAGTTGTCTATCCAGTTCTCCAATATTTTCTAGACCATAAGTATACTCAAGATAGGGTGAAACTTGTTTTTAGAGAGATACCCATGATCAGGAATTGA
- a CDS encoding NAD(P)-dependent alcohol dehydrogenase produces the protein MKAALCTAYGGPEVLKIAQVPKPQPKSHEVLIAVKATAVNSGDVRVRGLVAEGIMKVFMRLAIGITKPRNPILGTVFAGEIEAIGAKVTKFKVGDQVFGMTGFKFGTHAEYLCISENGNLFAMPSNTSYEEAASLIFGGQTAIFFLEFLKKLPLTKPRVLILGATGSVGVAAVQVARYYGAEVTAVCSSDGLSLVKRLGLEYVITYDADGLQALGGKFDFILDAVGKYSKNTIKPYLAARGVFKTVGGFEYASESVDQLKLIKKLAEEQQLTPVIDKVFSLEAIADAHQYVDSGRKKGNVVVVMGY, from the coding sequence ATGAAAGCAGCTCTATGTACAGCCTATGGAGGCCCTGAAGTCTTGAAAATCGCTCAGGTACCTAAGCCTCAGCCCAAAAGTCATGAAGTATTGATTGCTGTGAAAGCTACTGCGGTCAATTCCGGTGATGTGCGGGTGAGAGGATTGGTTGCGGAGGGAATCATGAAGGTGTTTATGCGCTTGGCAATCGGGATTACCAAACCGAGAAATCCAATTTTGGGAACCGTATTTGCCGGAGAAATCGAGGCTATTGGAGCTAAGGTAACCAAGTTTAAGGTTGGAGATCAGGTATTTGGGATGACTGGATTTAAGTTTGGGACACATGCCGAATACTTGTGCATTTCAGAAAATGGGAACCTTTTTGCCATGCCTAGCAATACAAGTTACGAAGAAGCTGCTTCCTTGATATTTGGAGGACAGACAGCTATTTTTTTCTTGGAATTCCTAAAAAAGCTTCCTCTCACCAAACCTCGGGTACTGATTTTGGGAGCGACCGGTTCGGTCGGAGTTGCAGCCGTACAAGTGGCTCGATACTATGGCGCAGAAGTCACGGCTGTTTGTAGTAGTGATGGTTTATCCCTTGTGAAACGATTGGGTCTCGAGTATGTAATTACTTACGATGCTGATGGGCTCCAGGCTCTTGGTGGCAAGTTCGATTTCATCTTGGATGCCGTGGGTAAGTATTCCAAAAATACAATCAAACCTTACTTGGCTGCAAGGGGTGTGTTTAAAACTGTTGGTGGATTTGAGTACGCATCTGAGTCAGTCGATCAGTTAAAACTGATAAAGAAATTGGCAGAGGAACAACAGTTGACACCAGTTATCGACAAAGTTTTTAGCTTGGAAGCCATAGCAGATGCACACCAGTATGTGGATAGCGGGCGAAAAAAGGGGAATGTGGTTGTCGTGATGGGGTATTAG
- a CDS encoding helix-turn-helix domain-containing protein yields MKKLAAFVKEKRKETGRTQEEFPDRCGLALTVIKKIEQGKNNLNLDKVNLVLQMFGHELAPLNSGPWNDETSKSNESSGD; encoded by the coding sequence ATGAAAAAGCTGGCAGCCTTTGTTAAAGAAAAAAGAAAGGAAACAGGAAGGACTCAAGAGGAGTTTCCTGACCGCTGTGGCTTGGCCTTAACCGTGATCAAAAAGATCGAACAAGGGAAAAACAACCTTAACCTGGATAAAGTCAACTTGGTGCTCCAAATGTTCGGGCATGAGCTTGCTCCTTTGAACAGTGGACCATGGAATGATGAGACAAGCAAGTCGAATGAATCTTCAGGCGATTAA
- a CDS encoding thioredoxin domain-containing protein yields the protein MRFGIEDREIMFRSKKTTGKMKKVLLILTLCSVLFHAKAQKNVNFSGEIKNFNSAELIYLGLDGFLLPLKVVENGTFSVNGNIPQTPSFVYLAKISKRGKIEKQTPLIWFEGDSLNLTLDWVDKSFEVLDFSPFQSISEHIETLEGKSQIEFILKNPNSIPSLYFAEMNKENMSISDLKIFSQEVSEENKQTIYYKRIENYLSAKNRKALKKGQKVEDFKLPNKEGKQVSVINGNTNKRIISLFSSGCVFSIASIDILEQLSEMNNDNIELITIWEDPTKETWLNAYQDNKEKITWTNLWDEYGFASTYLNRTMWPMFYVINEEGQLTEIIKGYNKKSAKKLKKIVE from the coding sequence ATGCGTTTTGGCATTGAGGACAGGGAAATTATGTTTAGAAGTAAAAAAACCACAGGCAAAATGAAGAAAGTTCTTTTAATACTAACCTTGTGTTCCGTACTATTTCATGCTAAGGCTCAAAAAAATGTGAATTTCAGTGGGGAAATTAAAAATTTTAATTCTGCAGAGTTAATCTATTTAGGATTAGACGGGTTTCTTTTACCATTAAAAGTAGTAGAAAATGGGACTTTTTCGGTTAACGGAAATATTCCGCAAACGCCTTCCTTTGTGTACCTTGCGAAAATTTCAAAACGTGGTAAAATAGAAAAGCAGACCCCGTTGATTTGGTTTGAAGGTGATAGTCTTAACTTAACGTTAGATTGGGTTGATAAATCTTTCGAAGTTCTTGATTTTTCGCCATTTCAATCCATTTCCGAACATATAGAGACTTTAGAAGGGAAATCACAAATCGAGTTCATACTGAAAAATCCTAACAGTATACCTAGTTTGTATTTTGCTGAAATGAATAAAGAAAATATGTCAATTTCAGACTTGAAAATATTTTCTCAAGAAGTCAGCGAAGAAAATAAACAGACTATTTATTACAAGAGAATTGAAAATTATTTGTCTGCAAAAAATCGTAAGGCATTAAAGAAAGGCCAAAAAGTTGAAGACTTTAAATTACCAAATAAGGAGGGAAAACAAGTTTCAGTCATAAATGGGAATACTAACAAAAGAATTATCAGCCTATTTTCCTCGGGATGCGTATTTTCTATTGCCAGTATTGACATTCTTGAACAACTCTCTGAAATGAATAATGATAATATAGAACTGATTACAATTTGGGAAGATCCAACCAAAGAAACGTGGCTTAATGCATATCAAGACAATAAAGAAAAAATCACTTGGACAAACCTATGGGATGAATATGGATTTGCATCAACTTACTTGAATAGAACCATGTGGCCAATGTTCTATGTCATCAATGAAGAGGGTCAATTGACCGAAATCATCAAAGGTTACAATAAAAAGTCAGCAAAAAAATTGAAAAAAATAGTAGAATAA
- a CDS encoding alpha/beta fold hydrolase, which yields MKKIAVTFIALIIHFSMHANLYGQAIHVEVSGKGHPILFIPGFTVPGEVWEPVVKALESTYECHVITLAGFGGKEPIGFPWLPQVNEAIKDYIVSKDLQGATIIGHSLGGTVATWLATQSDLSLAQLVLVDALPAAGALMFPDFNPDNLAYESPYNKQQLDMTDAAFEQMATFMSKGMSIKEAEQKRIHTWMLEADRETYVYGYTDYLKLDMREGLKAISIPVTIIAATNPYGEAMVRQTYTGQYANLNDYSLVIAEDSAHFVMLDKPDWFMEQIQQILASKK from the coding sequence ATGAAAAAGATCGCAGTAACATTCATTGCATTAATCATTCATTTCTCCATGCATGCCAATCTTTATGGACAAGCCATACATGTGGAGGTTTCAGGAAAAGGGCATCCAATTCTTTTTATCCCTGGATTTACCGTACCGGGAGAGGTTTGGGAGCCAGTTGTCAAGGCATTGGAAAGCACCTATGAATGCCATGTCATTACCTTGGCAGGATTTGGAGGAAAGGAGCCTATTGGTTTTCCATGGCTTCCACAGGTAAATGAAGCCATTAAGGATTATATTGTATCCAAAGACCTGCAAGGGGCTACCATCATTGGGCATAGCTTGGGAGGAACTGTGGCCACTTGGCTTGCGACCCAAAGTGATTTGAGCCTCGCTCAACTTGTTTTGGTGGATGCCCTGCCAGCTGCCGGAGCATTAATGTTTCCCGACTTTAATCCTGATAACTTAGCCTATGAGAGTCCCTACAACAAGCAGCAGTTGGACATGACTGATGCAGCATTTGAACAAATGGCCACGTTTATGTCTAAGGGGATGAGTATCAAGGAAGCCGAGCAAAAGCGGATACATACTTGGATGTTAGAAGCTGACAGAGAAACGTATGTTTATGGGTATACCGATTACCTGAAATTGGATATGAGAGAAGGGTTGAAAGCTATTTCGATTCCCGTTACGATTATCGCAGCTACCAATCCATACGGCGAGGCCATGGTCAGACAAACCTATACCGGTCAATACGCTAATTTAAATGATTATAGTCTTGTGATCGCAGAAGATAGTGCGCATTTTGTGATGTTAGATAAACCCGATTGGTTTATGGAGCAAATCCAGCAGATTTTAGCATCAAAGAAATGA
- a CDS encoding type IV toxin-antitoxin system AbiEi family antitoxin, whose amino-acid sequence MKEEEILNQAVHAIGPLLNSKANWEYHGDMKSGWCLNLGVSEGNLKMEVEVKQEVREHALRTIQKMNEENPNFILVAYRIYPKYRDLLREMGVNYLEANGNAYVKTKNHFIWIDKFQTIRGDEEEGNRAFTKTGLKVFFHLLLDDRNLNTNQRNLAEIVGVALGNMPLVFKGLKAAGLLVSKGKLGHDWVNKEEAITQWVNAYKTTLKPTLLKGKYGLPKDKNWKEIKLPTDQTTWGGEPGADILTEYLRPEKFILFTDLNKNDFIKQTRLMPDLKGEIEVYDTFWKFDNQQLGVAPPLLVYADLLINGDKRSLDTAQLIYDRYIKEL is encoded by the coding sequence ATGAAAGAGGAAGAAATTTTGAATCAAGCAGTTCATGCCATAGGGCCACTACTTAATAGTAAGGCTAACTGGGAATATCATGGAGATATGAAAAGTGGGTGGTGCTTAAATTTGGGAGTCTCGGAAGGAAATCTCAAGATGGAAGTCGAGGTAAAGCAAGAGGTACGAGAACATGCGCTAAGAACTATTCAAAAGATGAATGAAGAAAACCCAAACTTTATTTTGGTTGCTTACCGAATTTATCCAAAATACAGGGACCTGCTAAGAGAGATGGGGGTTAATTATTTGGAAGCAAATGGGAACGCTTATGTAAAGACAAAAAATCACTTTATATGGATAGATAAATTCCAAACAATAAGGGGGGATGAAGAAGAAGGCAATAGGGCGTTTACAAAGACTGGATTGAAAGTATTTTTTCATTTACTGTTAGATGATAGAAATTTAAACACAAATCAACGGAATCTTGCCGAAATAGTCGGAGTAGCACTGGGGAATATGCCTTTAGTATTTAAAGGGCTTAAAGCAGCCGGTCTCTTGGTTAGTAAAGGTAAACTTGGACATGATTGGGTAAATAAGGAGGAAGCCATTACTCAGTGGGTGAATGCTTATAAAACAACCTTAAAGCCAACATTATTAAAAGGCAAGTACGGGCTGCCCAAAGACAAAAATTGGAAAGAGATCAAACTCCCTACAGATCAAACCACTTGGGGAGGAGAACCCGGTGCAGATATATTAACTGAATACCTTAGACCTGAAAAGTTTATTTTGTTCACAGATCTCAATAAAAACGATTTCATTAAACAGACGAGACTAATGCCTGATTTGAAAGGTGAAATAGAGGTTTATGATACCTTTTGGAAATTTGATAATCAGCAGTTGGGTGTTGCACCGCCACTTTTGGTATATGCTGATTTACTTATTAATGGAGATAAAAGAAGCCTCGATACAGCCCAATTAATCTATGACAGATACATCAAAGAGTTATAA
- a CDS encoding TonB-dependent receptor codes for MKAYQLLLFLLFSQAAWAQTTIRGTVQDQRGETIPGVNIFVKGTYVGTSSELNGSYVLVFEELGDFVLVFQALGFRTQEIPVQQRQEPLEISITLKEAINEMTAVTITAGALEASDEKRAVVLRPLDIVTVPAAMGDIIGAFQTLPGTATVGNDGRLFVRGGDASETAIFIDGLQVGNAFGTTASNVPTRTRFNPNLFKGSFFSTGGYSAEFGNALSSALSLNSVDMPLRSQGDISIMGIGGGINQTLVGTNNSLNAGANYTNLGPYQNMVRQNFDWEQAPASWDAEILGRQKLGSNTLLKAYARTERGSMKIWQAQPGIPQERGILLGVDNRYSFAQVSAKHTGKKDWSMYGGMSFSTNSDFLTVDQLSIRNTNRVFHAKGVAIKEFSDRFSLKSGLEHFRFEYREALPDEGLERSFEDQQLALFSEADLYLSNRLIFRTGLRAGYSALASQTWVDPRVSFAYKFEHEGQLSLAAGKYSQMPVEEIRVNQPTLQNTEAIHYILNYFLTKNGRTIRAESFYKNYDGLVTYEGRRFAYQAIQQQGAGFARGFDLFFRDQQTFENTDYWVTYSFVDSKRQFSTFQSQVQPGFAPKHSLAVVIKHFIPALKSQVGTSWSMNDGYTYTDPNLPGEMNSKTRGFQDLSLSWSYLPKPHLIIHLACSNVQGRDNIFGYNFSPTPNEAGQFDQLPIRQTAPRFLFLGIFITLSKDKSANQLNNL; via the coding sequence ATGAAAGCTTACCAACTATTACTATTCCTACTTTTCTCTCAAGCTGCATGGGCACAGACGACCATCCGCGGAACAGTCCAAGACCAGCGAGGAGAAACCATCCCAGGCGTAAATATTTTCGTCAAAGGAACGTACGTAGGCACTAGCTCGGAACTGAATGGAAGTTATGTGTTAGTTTTTGAGGAGTTAGGAGATTTTGTACTGGTATTTCAGGCTCTAGGGTTCAGAACTCAAGAAATACCAGTTCAACAAAGACAAGAACCACTAGAAATTTCCATCACCCTCAAAGAAGCCATCAATGAAATGACTGCAGTCACCATCACAGCGGGGGCTTTGGAAGCTTCGGATGAGAAAAGGGCAGTAGTGCTCCGCCCCTTGGATATCGTCACAGTTCCCGCCGCCATGGGGGATATCATCGGGGCATTTCAGACACTTCCGGGAACTGCCACTGTGGGTAATGATGGACGCTTATTTGTACGTGGTGGGGATGCCAGCGAAACGGCCATTTTCATCGATGGCCTTCAAGTGGGCAATGCTTTTGGCACCACTGCTAGCAATGTGCCTACACGCACCCGCTTCAATCCCAACCTCTTCAAAGGATCTTTTTTCAGCACAGGGGGATACTCTGCCGAGTTTGGCAATGCCCTATCCTCTGCCCTCTCACTTAATTCGGTGGATATGCCTCTGAGAAGTCAGGGGGATATCAGCATCATGGGAATAGGCGGGGGAATCAATCAAACCCTAGTAGGCACCAACAACAGCCTAAATGCCGGGGCCAACTATACCAACCTAGGCCCCTATCAAAACATGGTCCGACAAAACTTCGATTGGGAACAAGCACCTGCGAGTTGGGATGCGGAAATTCTCGGTAGGCAAAAATTAGGGAGCAACACCCTGCTCAAAGCATATGCCCGCACCGAACGGGGCAGCATGAAAATCTGGCAAGCCCAACCCGGCATACCGCAGGAGCGCGGCATCCTATTAGGCGTAGACAACCGATATTCCTTTGCACAGGTGTCTGCTAAGCATACAGGAAAAAAAGACTGGAGTATGTACGGGGGGATGTCTTTCTCCACCAATAGCGACTTCCTTACGGTAGATCAATTAAGTATCCGCAATACGAACCGGGTTTTTCACGCCAAAGGAGTAGCCATCAAAGAGTTCTCTGATAGGTTTTCTTTAAAATCTGGACTGGAGCATTTCAGGTTTGAGTACAGGGAAGCCCTGCCTGATGAAGGATTGGAAAGAAGTTTTGAGGATCAACAACTAGCGCTTTTCTCGGAAGCGGACCTGTACCTCAGCAATCGCCTGATTTTTCGGACAGGCCTACGAGCTGGCTACAGTGCGCTTGCCTCCCAAACATGGGTTGATCCTAGGGTATCCTTTGCTTATAAATTTGAGCACGAAGGCCAATTATCCTTAGCCGCGGGAAAATACAGCCAAATGCCCGTAGAAGAAATCCGGGTGAACCAACCTACCCTGCAAAATACCGAGGCTATCCACTACATTCTGAACTACTTTTTGACCAAAAATGGGCGGACCATCCGAGCGGAGAGTTTTTACAAAAACTATGATGGACTCGTGACCTACGAGGGCCGAAGATTTGCTTACCAAGCTATTCAACAGCAAGGAGCTGGTTTTGCACGGGGATTTGACCTCTTCTTCCGGGACCAACAAACTTTTGAAAACACAGACTACTGGGTCACCTACAGCTTTGTAGACAGCAAACGGCAATTTTCCACATTCCAATCTCAGGTGCAACCAGGTTTTGCTCCTAAGCACTCGCTGGCTGTGGTTATCAAGCATTTCATTCCCGCTTTGAAATCTCAAGTAGGCACCTCTTGGAGCATGAATGATGGCTATACCTATACAGACCCCAATCTTCCTGGGGAAATGAATAGCAAAACTCGGGGATTTCAAGACCTGAGTCTGAGTTGGAGTTACCTCCCCAAGCCGCATTTGATCATCCATTTAGCTTGTTCCAATGTCCAAGGGAGAGATAATATTTTCGGATACAATTTCAGTCCAACACCAAATGAGGCTGGCCAATTTGATCAGCTCCCCATCAGACAAACAGCCCCTAGATTCCTATTTCTAGGCATATTTATCACCCTTAGTAAAGATAAATCAGCAAATCAATTAAATAACTTATAA
- a CDS encoding sensor histidine kinase: MNKNFFANATIFNSFGKFIGLNFLIATVLMIIQCPSCFLSWEGLWSLRFDYIFSFLMSASISLGGFKVEEFYDKRISWIAAPVKRLLLTTSTYLLYTFIISFVLISGYVLTTVEGVHLGNMNWYRILNSTLSTIVIAVIIITIFIARSWLYEWRHAALEAERLKTESISSQFQSLKDQLNPHFLFNSLNVLSNLVYESPDKSAAFIQQLAKIYRYVLDIQEEELVLVARELEFANSFLSLQKIRLEANFTYKIDIPTIPPAYIPPLSLQLLLENALKHNISSQEQPLNIHITLANDSLVISNNLQLKHSADIRSTGIGLRNIEKRYQLLSNKKPQIMQTAKEFTVTLPLLRISAL, from the coding sequence ATGAATAAAAATTTCTTTGCCAACGCCACAATCTTCAATAGCTTCGGGAAGTTTATAGGTTTAAACTTCCTGATTGCTACTGTCTTGATGATCATTCAATGTCCTTCGTGTTTCCTAAGCTGGGAAGGCCTTTGGAGTTTGAGATTTGACTACATCTTTTCATTTTTGATGTCAGCGTCCATCAGCTTGGGTGGTTTTAAAGTAGAGGAGTTCTATGACAAAAGAATATCCTGGATAGCAGCACCTGTAAAGCGCCTTTTACTCACCACAAGCACGTATTTGCTATACACATTCATCATCAGCTTTGTGCTGATATCGGGATATGTGCTGACCACGGTCGAAGGAGTACATCTGGGAAATATGAATTGGTATCGCATACTGAACAGTACCCTGTCCACCATTGTCATCGCAGTCATCATCATTACAATTTTTATTGCTCGCTCCTGGCTGTATGAATGGAGGCACGCCGCATTAGAGGCAGAGCGGCTAAAAACGGAAAGTATCTCCTCCCAGTTTCAATCCCTCAAAGACCAACTCAACCCACACTTTCTATTCAATTCCTTGAATGTACTTTCCAATTTGGTCTATGAAAGTCCCGATAAATCCGCTGCATTTATTCAGCAGTTGGCAAAAATCTATCGCTATGTACTCGATATTCAAGAGGAAGAGTTGGTGCTAGTAGCAAGAGAATTGGAATTTGCCAACAGTTTCTTAAGCCTCCAAAAAATCCGACTAGAAGCTAATTTCACCTACAAAATCGACATTCCGACTATTCCTCCAGCATACATCCCCCCATTATCCTTGCAATTGTTGCTGGAAAATGCGTTGAAACACAACATTTCTTCCCAAGAACAGCCGTTGAATATTCACATTACCCTAGCAAACGACTCCTTGGTTATCAGCAATAACTTGCAACTGAAACACTCAGCGGACATCCGCTCAACAGGAATCGGTCTGCGTAATATTGAAAAACGCTATCAGCTCTTGAGCAATAAAAAGCCACAAATCATGCAGACAGCTAAGGAATTTACAGTCACCTTACCGCTGCTTCGAATATCCGCCTTATGA
- a CDS encoding LytR/AlgR family response regulator transcription factor, translating into MNILIIEDEAPAAKRLEKLVLELAPLASIQGRLDTIKRAVAYLQTQPPIDLVFCDIQLADGLSFEIFKQVSLDCPLIFTTAFDQYAIQAFKVNAIDYLLKPIDPQELATALDKYHKLQLKPTMDFSHLQQLIQQSQKTYKSRFMVKVGEKISAIQLTDIQYFFSEERITFAVTSSGKRFILDYTLEQLENQLNPDDFFRLNRKYLASIASVEEIISYSNSRLKIKLKDCSDQDILVSRERVMEFKTWLDS; encoded by the coding sequence ATGAACATCCTTATTATAGAAGATGAAGCCCCTGCTGCCAAGCGACTGGAAAAACTCGTGTTGGAACTAGCCCCATTGGCGAGTATTCAAGGGCGTTTGGATACGATTAAACGTGCAGTGGCTTATTTACAGACACAACCCCCAATAGACTTGGTCTTCTGTGACATTCAATTGGCCGATGGCTTGAGTTTTGAGATTTTCAAGCAAGTCTCCTTGGACTGCCCATTGATTTTTACCACGGCATTTGATCAGTATGCCATACAAGCATTCAAAGTAAATGCCATTGACTACCTGCTCAAACCAATCGATCCACAAGAGTTAGCCACAGCTTTGGACAAATACCATAAACTCCAACTGAAGCCCACCATGGACTTTTCACACCTGCAGCAGCTGATCCAACAATCTCAAAAGACTTATAAATCACGATTTATGGTGAAAGTTGGTGAAAAAATCAGTGCCATACAGCTTACGGATATCCAATACTTTTTCAGTGAAGAGCGCATCACATTTGCAGTTACATCCTCCGGCAAACGCTTTATTTTGGATTATACCTTGGAGCAATTGGAAAACCAACTCAACCCAGATGACTTCTTTCGACTGAATAGAAAATATTTGGCAAGCATAGCATCAGTTGAGGAAATCATCAGCTATTCCAATAGCCGGTTAAAAATCAAACTCAAGGATTGTTCCGATCAGGATATTTTGGTCAGCAGGGAACGAGTGATGGAATTTAAAACCTGGCTGGATTCGTAA
- a CDS encoding DUF2846 domain-containing protein has product MKSSLLLSVLAFGLLFTLGNVYGQDAYNANPEKAQVYFMRVNGTGALINFKYFHNDQYLGKFSGPNYFVYEVDPGTHLFWVTSENRDFIEAELEAGKTYFIEVRPTIGAVKAAVKVLPIDPSDEKRMKLVNKMIAKKAPVSFDPNKVEEDKKEMDFYIQNGLEKYNSDKAKGKAIAQLNQSHAKN; this is encoded by the coding sequence ATGAAATCATCTTTACTTCTCTCAGTCCTTGCATTTGGACTTTTATTTACACTTGGGAATGTGTATGGCCAAGATGCTTACAATGCCAATCCTGAAAAAGCGCAAGTTTACTTTATGCGGGTAAACGGTACTGGTGCTTTGATCAACTTCAAATACTTTCATAATGATCAGTATTTAGGTAAGTTTTCAGGCCCCAATTACTTTGTCTATGAAGTTGATCCAGGAACTCATTTGTTTTGGGTAACTTCTGAGAATAGAGATTTTATTGAGGCTGAATTGGAAGCAGGTAAAACCTACTTTATTGAGGTGCGTCCAACCATTGGCGCTGTAAAAGCTGCTGTAAAAGTCCTCCCTATTGATCCATCAGATGAAAAGCGAATGAAGTTGGTCAATAAGATGATTGCCAAGAAAGCACCAGTCTCATTTGATCCAAACAAAGTGGAGGAGGATAAAAAAGAGATGGATTTTTATATCCAAAATGGCCTGGAAAAATACAACAGCGATAAAGCAAAGGGGAAGGCCATTGCTCAATTAAATCAATCACACGCAAAAAATTAA
- a CDS encoding RNA polymerase sigma factor: MTEQDFNQLYHAYAPKVHRLCLGYSSGDLDLANEWLQETFIKVWNHRNAFRGDSSIDTWIYRIATNICLGDIRKIKKQVIVKEELLTESITEEPVNDEGETIEKMYSCISQLSEQNRTLILMELENIPQETIAASVGLAHGTLRTRLSRIRKSLLNCIKHGI, translated from the coding sequence ATGACTGAACAGGACTTTAACCAGCTTTACCATGCCTATGCACCTAAAGTCCACCGATTATGCTTAGGCTATTCCTCTGGTGATTTGGATCTTGCCAATGAATGGCTGCAAGAGACATTTATCAAAGTATGGAATCATAGAAATGCATTCAGAGGAGACTCTTCTATAGACACATGGATTTATAGAATTGCTACCAATATTTGTTTGGGAGATATTCGGAAGATTAAAAAGCAGGTGATCGTCAAAGAAGAGCTATTGACGGAATCCATCACTGAAGAGCCAGTCAATGATGAGGGAGAAACTATAGAAAAAATGTATAGCTGTATAAGTCAATTGAGCGAGCAAAACAGAACGCTGATTCTAATGGAGCTTGAAAATATCCCTCAAGAAACCATCGCGGCAAGTGTGGGGCTGGCGCATGGAACCTTGCGAACCCGATTGAGCCGAATTCGAAAATCATTACTCAACTGTATCAAACATGGAATCTGA